A window of bacterium genomic DNA:
CAAGGCGTGACGGCCTCGTCCGGCGGCGGCTGCTGTCCGCGCCTCGAAACTCCTCCGCGCACGGCCGCGCCGTCCGCGGGCGGGGCGTCGGGCGTCCCGAGCACGCGGGAGCTCTACGAAACGCTCGTGACCGCGAATCTCGACGGCCTCTACAGCACCGCCCGCCGCCTCACTCGTAACACCGCCTCCGCCGAAGACCTCGTGCAGGAGACGATGCTCAAGGCGTGGCGGTCGTTTCACACCTTTCAACCGGGCACGAACGTCCGCGCGTGGCTCTACCGCATCCTCATGAATACGTACTTCGACGCGCAGCGCAAGCACTCGCGCGAGCCTGAGACCGTGCCCGCCGACGACGTCGGCGATGCCTACCTGTACGGACGGGCACGCGACGGCGCCGCGCTCGGCGAATCCGGCAATCCCGAGTATCTGGTGCTCGATCACGTCATGGACACCGAGATGCGGGCCGGCCTCGAGGCCCTGCCCGCGCCGTTCCTCGCCGCCGTGCTGCTGGTGGACGTCGACGGATTCGCCTACAAGGAGGCGGCCGAGGTGCTCGGCATCCCGGTCGGGACCGTGATGTCGCGGCTGTACCGCGGCAGGC
This region includes:
- a CDS encoding sigma-70 family RNA polymerase sigma factor, which gives rise to MTASSGGGCCPRLETPPRTAAPSAGGASGVPSTRELYETLVTANLDGLYSTARRLTRNTASAEDLVQETMLKAWRSFHTFQPGTNVRAWLYRILMNTYFDAQRKHSREPETVPADDVGDAYLYGRARDGAALGESGNPEYLVLDHVMDTEMRAGLEALPAPFLAAVLLVDVDGFAYKEAAEVLGIPVGTVMSRLYRGRHALRRRLVEYVRRRRLVRGEGEV